From Flavobacterium alkalisoli, the proteins below share one genomic window:
- a CDS encoding YggS family pyridoxal phosphate-dependent enzyme — protein sequence MSIKDNLLSIKQSLPAHVTLVAVSKTKPVSDLMEAYEAGQRIFGENKIQEMTDKYEQMPKDIEWHMIGHVQTNKVKYMAPFVSLVHGVDSLKLLKEINKQAKKHDRVISCLLQMHIAEEDTKFGLYEAELKELIDSDEFKEMRNIVVTGLMGMATFTDSEYQIEKEFAYLKGIFDRLKEHPEADNFKPQTLSMGMSGDYKIAIDCGSTMIRVGSSIFGSRH from the coding sequence ATGTCAATAAAAGATAACTTACTCAGCATAAAACAATCCCTTCCTGCACATGTAACCCTTGTGGCTGTAAGCAAAACCAAGCCTGTTAGCGACCTTATGGAAGCTTATGAGGCGGGTCAGCGCATTTTTGGCGAGAACAAAATTCAGGAAATGACCGATAAGTATGAACAAATGCCTAAGGACATTGAATGGCACATGATAGGCCACGTACAAACCAATAAGGTAAAATATATGGCTCCGTTTGTTAGCCTGGTACATGGTGTAGACAGCCTGAAGCTGCTTAAAGAAATAAACAAGCAGGCTAAAAAACATGACAGGGTTATAAGCTGCCTGCTGCAAATGCATATTGCCGAGGAGGATACTAAATTCGGGCTGTATGAAGCAGAGCTAAAGGAGCTGATTGACTCTGATGAGTTTAAGGAAATGAGGAATATTGTGGTTACCGGACTTATGGGAATGGCAACATTTACTGATAGCGAGTACCAAATTGAAAAAGAGTTTGCTTATCTTAAAGGAATCTTTGACCGCCTTAAAGAACACCCTGAAGCTGATAACTTTAAACCGCAAACCCTTTCTATGGGTATGAGCGGCGATTATAAAATTGCCATAGATTGCGGAAGCACCATGAT
- a CDS encoding DUF1015 domain-containing protein: MAKIVPFKAVRPTRDKVSLVTSRSYDEYTPAELASQLDYNPFSFLHILNPAYVNLQKIATATRFKGVQLKYQEFKDEDVFKKENSPVFFLYEIQSKNNSFTGIIAGTSIEDYKNNVIKKHEDTLAYRVELFKDYLHQTGFNTEPVLITYPQNNELQAWIDKRKQKRPLYLFSTPNKDKHILWRIKEEDEIQWIQEQFEKAGNIYIADGHHRSASAEMLYDQDKESGNANLDYFMSFLICETNLKIYEYNRIINDLNGLTKQAFLKALEKDFVVENKQQELWKPKQKYQYGMYLDGDFYALSLKDTNFKSVMEALDAQILYTKVLNPLLGIGDLRNDERIDYIPGSKPITEIKKQVDSGDFEVGFMLYPASINEIKELADNDLIMPPKSTYIEPKFRSGLVIYEI, translated from the coding sequence TTGGCAAAAATAGTTCCTTTTAAGGCAGTGCGCCCTACCCGCGATAAAGTGAGCCTGGTAACATCACGCTCTTACGACGAGTACACCCCTGCCGAACTGGCCTCACAGCTTGACTATAATCCTTTTTCGTTTCTGCACATACTAAACCCTGCCTATGTAAACCTGCAAAAAATAGCAACGGCTACAAGATTTAAAGGTGTACAGCTAAAGTATCAGGAATTTAAAGACGAAGATGTTTTTAAAAAGGAAAACTCTCCGGTATTTTTCCTGTATGAAATACAAAGCAAAAACAACTCGTTTACCGGTATTATAGCAGGCACATCTATAGAAGATTACAAGAACAACGTAATAAAAAAACACGAGGATACCCTTGCCTACCGCGTTGAGCTGTTTAAGGATTATCTGCACCAAACAGGCTTTAATACCGAGCCGGTACTTATTACCTACCCGCAAAACAACGAACTGCAGGCATGGATCGATAAGCGCAAGCAAAAAAGGCCTTTGTACCTCTTCTCTACCCCAAATAAAGACAAACATATACTTTGGCGTATTAAGGAGGAAGACGAAATACAATGGATACAGGAACAGTTTGAAAAGGCAGGTAATATATATATCGCCGATGGTCACCACCGTTCGGCTTCGGCAGAAATGCTTTATGATCAGGATAAGGAGTCGGGTAATGCCAATCTGGACTACTTTATGAGTTTTCTTATCTGTGAAACCAACCTGAAGATATACGAATACAACCGTATTATAAACGACCTTAACGGACTTACCAAACAGGCTTTCCTTAAGGCACTGGAAAAGGATTTTGTGGTGGAGAACAAGCAACAGGAGCTTTGGAAACCAAAACAAAAATACCAGTACGGTATGTATTTAGACGGCGATTTCTATGCACTTTCATTAAAAGACACTAACTTTAAGTCGGTAATGGAAGCACTGGACGCACAAATACTGTATACTAAGGTGCTAAACCCGTTATTAGGTATAGGGGATTTGCGTAATGACGAACGTATAGATTACATACCCGGCAGCAAACCGATTACCGAAATAAAAAAACAGGTAGACAGCGGTGATTTTGAAGTGGGCTTTATGCTCTACCCTGCCTCTATAAACGAGATTAAGGAACTGGCCGATAACGACCTTATCATGCCACCTAAGAGTACGTATATAGAACCTAAATTCAGAAGCGGCCTTGTGATTTATGAGATTTAA
- a CDS encoding SdpI family protein: MNINWDSQSLSVLGLSGIIFIIVGGIMIFFPPKKINHLYGYRTSSSMSSQERWDFAQRHSALLLIKGGAFMTVMGIAISLLPVSKRTDILISTPTLLVIVFLLFFKTERALRKRFGKN; the protein is encoded by the coding sequence ATGAACATTAATTGGGACAGTCAGTCGTTATCGGTACTGGGTTTATCAGGGATAATATTTATTATCGTAGGGGGCATTATGATTTTTTTCCCTCCTAAAAAAATAAACCACCTGTATGGGTATCGTACCTCGTCATCAATGAGTTCGCAGGAAAGATGGGATTTTGCCCAAAGGCATTCTGCCTTGCTTCTTATTAAGGGAGGAGCGTTTATGACAGTAATGGGAATAGCTATTTCCCTGTTACCCGTTAGTAAACGTACCGATATATTAATAAGCACCCCAACCCTGCTGGTAATAGTGTTCTTATTATTTTTTAAAACCGAACGTGCCTTAAGAAAGCGTTTCGGAAAAAACTAA
- a CDS encoding 3-hydroxybutyryl-CoA dehydrogenase encodes MKNIAVIGAGTMGNGIAHTFAQSGFTVKLIDISEKSLDKGMATIAANLDRMVAKGSITEDDKAKTIGNIITYTDIKDGVVGVDLVVEAATENVDLKLNIFKQLNEYCEEKTILATNTSSISITQIAAVTTRQDKVIGMHFMNPVPIMKLVEIIRGYNTSDEVTKTIMDLSVKLSKVPVEVNDYPGFVANRILMPMINEAIETLYNGVAGVYEIDTVMKLGMAHPMGPLQLADFIGLDVCLSILNVMYDGFKNPKYAPCPLLVNMVRAGKLGVKSGEGFYDYSESKKAEKVAAMFTK; translated from the coding sequence ATGAAAAACATAGCAGTAATAGGTGCGGGAACCATGGGTAACGGTATTGCCCATACATTTGCACAAAGCGGATTTACAGTAAAACTTATTGATATTTCAGAAAAATCTCTGGACAAAGGTATGGCTACCATAGCTGCAAACCTTGACAGGATGGTTGCAAAAGGCTCTATTACTGAAGATGATAAAGCTAAAACCATAGGTAACATTATTACTTATACCGATATTAAAGACGGTGTTGTAGGTGTTGATCTTGTGGTAGAGGCAGCTACAGAAAACGTAGACCTTAAACTAAACATATTTAAGCAGCTTAACGAGTACTGCGAAGAGAAAACGATTTTAGCTACTAATACATCGTCTATCTCTATTACTCAAATTGCGGCTGTAACAACAAGACAGGACAAAGTAATAGGTATGCACTTTATGAATCCGGTGCCTATCATGAAACTGGTTGAAATTATCCGTGGTTACAACACTTCAGATGAAGTAACAAAAACTATCATGGATTTATCGGTTAAGCTGAGTAAAGTTCCGGTAGAGGTTAACGATTATCCTGGCTTTGTGGCAAACCGCATACTTATGCCAATGATTAACGAGGCTATTGAAACACTATACAACGGTGTTGCCGGAGTTTATGAAATTGACACGGTAATGAAGTTAGGTATGGCTCACCCAATGGGTCCGTTACAGTTAGCCGATTTTATTGGCCTTGACGTATGCCTTTCAATCCTTAACGTAATGTACGACGGATTTAAAAATCCTAAATATGCTCCGTGCCCGCTTTTAGTAAACATGGTACGTGCAGGTAAACTTGGAGTTAAGTCGGGAGAAGGTTTCTACGATTACTCTGAAAGCAAAAAAGCTGAGAAAGTAGCAGCAATGTTCACTAAATAA
- a CDS encoding carboxypeptidase-like regulatory domain-containing protein translates to MKKLFTLLLLVVATTGFAQNFLKGTVKDIMTTENMDLVTVSTKDLQHNTITNSEGAFQLSYPDGTQTIVFNYLGYGTLEVDLNNLPEGNIFYLEPKSLELEEVVVLNTPINEFVSELIKNSYNHLNAPFLLSTYYREFVKINDTYTKFSDGLIDYNVDKSRKKIESDVVVKQSRAFKLDTPESEAADMTSPLDLRKAISRDCNFGALGSIFDKKEFKKYSFIIKSQQDADGNDVQTIYYEPLAEVEEPLYAGSLSYDPNKKLILAMDLYMAPSHKKYSKLRNFIIVKARLDDIAYKCFFKATDNSYMLSYSCVYGDIYIKNKKRFDDHVIFKSDLIVTNFTNDLSSFNKKEKYRERGLYEAGTNYTEEFWKKNNSILLTSQEEEIIKSLQDAK, encoded by the coding sequence ATGAAAAAACTCTTTACTCTGCTATTATTAGTTGTCGCAACAACAGGATTTGCACAAAACTTTTTAAAAGGTACCGTAAAAGATATAATGACAACCGAAAACATGGATTTAGTAACGGTTAGTACAAAAGATTTACAGCACAATACCATTACCAACAGCGAGGGTGCATTTCAGCTTAGTTACCCCGATGGTACCCAAACCATTGTTTTTAATTATTTAGGCTACGGCACACTTGAGGTAGACCTTAATAACCTGCCCGAGGGCAATATTTTTTACCTGGAACCAAAAAGCCTAGAACTGGAAGAGGTTGTTGTATTAAATACACCAATTAATGAGTTTGTTAGTGAGTTGATAAAAAACTCATACAATCATTTAAACGCTCCGTTTCTTTTAAGTACTTACTATAGGGAGTTTGTAAAGATAAACGACACCTATACCAAGTTCTCTGACGGGCTTATTGATTACAACGTAGACAAAAGTCGTAAAAAAATTGAAAGCGATGTAGTTGTTAAACAAAGTCGTGCTTTTAAACTTGATACTCCCGAATCGGAAGCTGCAGATATGACTTCCCCTCTTGATTTGCGTAAAGCCATTTCCAGAGACTGTAACTTTGGTGCTTTAGGAAGTATTTTCGACAAAAAGGAGTTTAAAAAATATTCATTCATCATTAAATCGCAACAGGATGCAGATGGTAACGATGTACAAACCATATATTATGAACCTCTAGCCGAAGTAGAAGAACCTTTATATGCCGGAAGCCTTTCTTATGACCCTAACAAAAAACTTATCCTTGCCATGGACCTATATATGGCACCATCGCATAAAAAATACTCTAAACTGCGTAATTTTATAATTGTTAAGGCCAGGCTTGATGATATAGCTTACAAATGTTTTTTTAAGGCTACAGATAATAGCTATATGCTTTCTTACTCCTGCGTTTATGGCGATATATATATAAAGAACAAAAAAAGGTTTGACGACCACGTTATATTTAAAAGCGACCTTATTGTAACCAACTTTACCAACGACCTTAGCTCTTTTAATAAAAAAGAAAAGTACAGGGAAAGAGGACTTTATGAGGCAGGAACCAATTATACAGAGGAGTTTTGGAAGAAAAATAATTCAATCCTGCTAACCTCTCAGGAAGAGGAAATCATTAAGTCATTACAGGACGCTAAATAG